One Brassica napus cultivar Da-Ae chromosome A5, Da-Ae, whole genome shotgun sequence DNA window includes the following coding sequences:
- the LOC106452837 gene encoding probable serine/threonine-protein kinase PBL1: MVLGCFPLKSKKKRGGSVSMKRLDLEESKPIALPEPPKPPSRNLQSAPPSFRTRVKPVHSSNGEMTSRARVMSAPSSIHGTAERDLLAGVYHEEQDEQQPKDPRSSTKEPTPQPQPLPLPSPRTGSSLKNWGSFKSFNGSSGRLSSSAVSGPLPLPPSGSVRSFSYDEVVSACSAFATDRCVSEGLSSVMYMASFGDEAASTTNLKKVEATVVRLHVVTQSIREFTNEVNTLASLQHQNLCKLVGYHARDGSDTRMLVYERLALGSLDRLLHGRSDGPPLDWNTRMKIALCAAQGLTFLHEEGPFQAMYNEFSTANIQVDKDFSAKLSGYGCVGHAPETETSNSSALANLSVETLERGVLTPKSNVWSYGIVLLEMLTGRKNMDGSYPKEERNLVKWSRAFLADDCRLSLIMDPQLKGRFPAKAARSIADIAQRCLQAEPSERPTMRNIVDQLKIIQDMKYSCRFPLREPAPAAVRKHMGRSSSLNTIVWTPGVVGAAPRSSFSPSPPARRPSVSPTRGRGLAFPPVFPARVCSSLEEMSREEVRRLSSVSGRRTSLEGF, translated from the exons atggtgtTAGGATGTTTCCCTTTGAAAAGCAAGAAGAAACGTGGCGGCTCGGTTTCTATGAAGAGGTTAGATCTTGAAGAAAGCAAGCCTATTGCTTTACCAGAGCCACCTAAACCTCCAAGCCGTAATCTACAATCAGCTCCTCCTAGCTTCAGAACTAGAGTGAAGCCAGTTCACTCCAGCAACGGAGAGATGACAAGCAGGGCGAGAGTGATGTCTGCTCCTTCAAGCATCCACGGTACAGCGGAGCGTGATTTACTCGCAGGAGTTTACCACGAGGAGCAAGACGAACAACAACCTAAAGATCCACGCAGCTCTACCAAAGAGCCTACCCCACAACCACAACCACTTCCACTACCGTCTCCAAGAACCGGCTCTTCGCTAAAGAACTGGGGGAGCTTTAAATCGTTTAACGGAAGCAGCGGGAGGTTATCTTCATCAGCAGTATCCGGACCTCTCCCTTTGCCACCAAGCGGCTCCGTTAGAAGCTTCTCGTATGACGAAGTAGTCTCCGCTTGTAGCGCGTTTGCTACGGACCGTTGCGTCTCCGAAGGTCTTTCGTCTGTTATGTACATGGCTTCGTTTGGCGACGAGGCGGCTTCGACTACAAACTTAAAGAAGGTCGAAGCAACTGTTGTCCGCCTTCACGTTGTGACTCag AGTATTAGGGAGTTTACTAATGAAGTGAACACCTTGGCGTCGCTGCAACACCAGAATCTATGTAAGCTGGTGGGCTATCACGCACGCGATGGATCTGACACGAGGATGCTGGTGTACGAGAGGCTTGCTCTTGGAAGCTTGGACCGTTTGTTACACGGGAGATCAGATGGTCCTCCGCTTGATTGGAACACTAGAATGAAGATCGCTCTATGCGCAGCTCAGGGGCTAACCTTCTTACACGAAGAAGGCCCGTTTCAG GCAATGTACAATGAATTTTCAACGGCTAACATCCAAGTGGACAAAGATTTCAGCGCGAAGCTATCCGGATACGGCTGCGTAGGCCACGCGCCAGAGACAGAGACCTCAAACAGCTCAGCACTCGCGAATCTCTCGGTGGAGACGCTAGAGAGAGGAGTCTTAACACCGAAGAGCAACGTGTGGAGCTACGGAATAGTTCTCCTCGAGATGCTAACAGGGCGCAAAAACATGGACGGCTCTTACCCTAAAGAAGAGAGAAACTTAGTGAAATGGAGCAGAGCTTTTCTAGCCGACGACTGCAGACTCTCTCTCATAATGGACCCTCAGCTCAAAGGCCGGTTCCCCGCGAAAGCCGCGAGGAGCATAGCGGATATAGCGCAGAGGTGTTTGCAGGCGGAGCCGTCAGAGCGTCCGACGATGAGGAACATCGTGGATCAGCTCAAGATCATACAGGACATGAAGTACTCGTGCAGGTTCCCGTTGCGAGAACCCGCGCCGGCCGCGGTGAGGAAGCATATGGGGAGATCGAGCAGTTTAAACACGATTGTTTGGACTCCTGGGGTGGTAGGGGCTGCGCCGAGGTCGAGCTTCTCGCCGTCGCCTCCGGCGAGACGGCCGTCTGTTTCGCCTACTAGGGGACGGGGGTTGGCGTTCCCGCCGGTGTTTCCGGCAAGAGTGTGTTCGTCGTTGGAGGAGATGAGTAGGGAGGAAGTGAGGAGATTGTCTTCGGTCAGTGGTAGGAGAA